A stretch of the Chloroflexota bacterium genome encodes the following:
- a CDS encoding ABC transporter ATP-binding protein encodes MSEIILTNIKKSFADTAAVRDLDLHIEDGQFLTILGPSGCGKTTTLRLIAGLEDPDEGEIIIGNRILFSRERGIYVPPEKRQLGLIFQSYALWPHMTVAKNISLGLEEKGLAKDEIERRVSQVLQQVQLAEYSERYPSELSGGQQQRVAVARMIAAEPVIILMDEPLSNLDAMLRVDMRAELKHLHHDLGATTVYVTHDQVEAMTLSDKIAVMMEGELRQLGTPREIYSEPADLFVARFVGSPRINIIEGHIASEADADYFHAETLRKPVGGRLDFGEGQVIATIRPEDIRVSKTARPDWMEVHVYSVLPTGAETIVTIQKETLSLAIKLGGFTDIEMSDSIWVDFDASKMNYYDPKTEKLLRSV; translated from the coding sequence TTGAGCGAAATCATTCTTACAAACATCAAAAAATCGTTTGCTGACACGGCCGCGGTGCGGGATCTTGATCTGCACATCGAGGATGGCCAATTCCTCACCATTCTGGGGCCCTCAGGCTGCGGCAAGACGACCACGCTGCGCCTCATCGCCGGTCTCGAAGACCCCGATGAAGGCGAGATCATCATAGGCAACCGAATCCTGTTCTCCAGAGAGAGGGGAATCTATGTGCCGCCGGAAAAGCGCCAACTTGGGCTGATTTTCCAAAGTTATGCTTTATGGCCGCACATGACCGTGGCGAAGAACATCTCGCTGGGGCTGGAAGAAAAGGGCTTGGCCAAAGATGAGATCGAGCGAAGGGTCAGCCAGGTGTTGCAGCAGGTGCAGTTAGCGGAATATAGCGAGCGTTATCCATCGGAACTATCGGGCGGGCAGCAACAACGCGTCGCGGTCGCACGAATGATTGCGGCAGAGCCGGTTATCATTCTCATGGACGAACCCCTCTCCAATTTGGACGCGATGCTGCGCGTCGACATGCGGGCAGAGCTCAAGCATCTGCATCATGATTTGGGTGCAACCACCGTTTATGTCACCCACGATCAGGTGGAAGCCATGACCTTGTCGGACAAGATCGCCGTGATGATGGAGGGTGAACTAAGACAGTTGGGCACGCCACGGGAAATTTACAGCGAACCGGCTGATTTGTTTGTGGCCCGGTTTGTCGGTTCCCCCAGGATCAACATCATCGAAGGACACATTGCCTCTGAAGCTGACGCCGACTATTTCCATGCCGAAACCTTACGAAAGCCGGTTGGGGGCAGACTTGATTTCGGCGAGGGACAGGTGATTGCCACGATTCGTCCCGAAGATATTCGCGTGTCCAAAACAGCGCGCCCCGACTGGATGGAGGTGCATGTCTATTCCGTACTGCCTACTGGTGCAGAAACCATCGTCACTATCCAGAAGGAAACGTTATCTCTGGCAATCAAGCTGGGCGGCTTCACCGATATC
- a CDS encoding ABC transporter substrate-binding protein — MMDNRFTKSALLVLLVIASMILLAACATPAPPAAPADAVSEEASDAPADTAAEEAVSSEYPEEMDVWLKEAKLGPYEESPQNWEEIEQAAKEEGEVVVYSASSRIAKVADAFMAKYPDIAVEYFDLGSVQTVEKTVLEQDANLYNVDIVTTGGSGQVIHELVGNNRIINFVPDTVADEIPTDLKDPLLVRINEAIVFLYNTETYDAPPISNVWELTTPEWKGKVVIKTPLESLSNLMGVSTLVQHADEMAAAYERFAGEPIELSEGVPDAGYEFLYRLLKNDLVILKSGSKVAEAAGLAGQEAPPIGITSFTYIRYNDSKDFVNGVIADLDPVQALIYPTYTSIARQAPHPNAAKLFTAFLLGDPAIEADTVIEPPYNEGESAELLQGLAPYYEPGSQSPRMDVPLPQGGELWSQLESWTVDPDFMWFESPKVRDFWIQEAAN, encoded by the coding sequence ATGATGGACAATCGATTCACGAAATCGGCGCTACTTGTTCTATTGGTCATCGCAAGCATGATTCTGCTCGCAGCTTGCGCGACCCCCGCCCCGCCCGCCGCTCCCGCCGATGCAGTATCGGAAGAAGCAAGCGACGCTCCCGCTGATACAGCCGCCGAGGAAGCGGTGAGTTCGGAGTACCCGGAGGAAATGGATGTCTGGCTCAAAGAAGCCAAACTCGGTCCCTACGAAGAATCCCCCCAGAATTGGGAAGAGATCGAGCAAGCGGCCAAGGAAGAGGGGGAGGTTGTCGTTTACTCCGCCTCATCGCGCATCGCCAAGGTCGCCGATGCCTTCATGGCCAAGTATCCGGATATCGCGGTGGAGTATTTCGATCTCGGTTCCGTGCAAACGGTCGAGAAAACTGTCCTGGAGCAGGATGCGAATCTTTACAATGTCGATATCGTCACCACCGGCGGCTCCGGACAGGTTATCCACGAGCTTGTGGGCAACAACCGCATTATCAACTTTGTGCCCGACACCGTGGCCGATGAAATTCCCACCGACCTGAAGGATCCGCTATTGGTCAGAATCAACGAGGCCATCGTTTTTCTGTACAACACCGAAACCTATGACGCCCCACCAATTTCAAACGTGTGGGAACTGACCACACCCGAATGGAAGGGCAAGGTCGTCATCAAAACACCGCTGGAATCGCTCTCCAACTTGATGGGCGTCTCCACCCTGGTGCAGCATGCCGATGAAATGGCCGCGGCCTATGAGCGCTTCGCCGGCGAACCAATCGAATTGAGCGAAGGGGTGCCTGATGCCGGTTACGAATTCCTCTATCGGCTTCTGAAAAACGATCTCGTCATCCTCAAGTCCGGTAGCAAAGTTGCCGAGGCAGCCGGCCTGGCAGGACAAGAAGCGCCGCCCATTGGCATCACCTCCTTCACCTATATTCGCTACAACGACTCCAAGGATTTCGTCAATGGCGTCATCGCTGACCTCGATCCGGTGCAGGCTCTGATTTATCCGACCTACACATCCATTGCTCGCCAGGCCCCCCACCCCAACGCCGCCAAACTTTTCACGGCGTTCTTACTGGGTGATCCCGCCATCGAAGCAGACACGGTAATCGAACCGCCCTATAACGAGGGCGAATCCGCGGAACTGCTCCAGGGCCTTGCGCCTTATTATGAACCCGGCTCGCAAAGCCCGCGCATGGATGTGCCCTTACCCCAGGGCGGGGAGCTCTGGTCCCAGCTCGAAAGCTGGACCGTCGATCCTGATTTCATGTGGTTCGAAAGTCCGAAAGTGCGGGACTTCTGGATCCAGGAAGCGGCGAATTAG
- a CDS encoding iron ABC transporter permease, whose amino-acid sequence MFASLQNRGSYLNSLRFNLTKLRYRPNIILSILFLVVFSFLVIAPLLQIIYTSLTYQANDLRLVRDATVGDFTLYHYSRVFTGRLSRALFYKPFVNSLLVGLGVTTMAMVLGTLLAWVIVRTDVPLKRFFGAVMVIPYMMPSWVIALAWLTIFQNDRVGGTPGMLTSMFGIVPPDWVSYGLFPIVICLGLHYYSYSFLLVSGALWTIDSQLEEAGAIAGLTKPAVLRKITFPIVIPALGSAFVLTFTRSMGTFGTPALLGLPVRFFTVPTQIFASISARNFGDGFVLALVLVVLAAVAIFINSKIIGSRKSFVTMKGKGFTSKPNRLGAWRYPIAGLILLFLLLVVALPVIILAWSTLMLLPGDYSLSNLTSHFWLGESDFLIASGQEGIFINPGIWDGVWNSVRLGISAAVINGFLGLLIGYTVVRTRGSKLSKSLEGISFAPYVFPSIALGAIYLGMFAKPIGPIPALYGTFALLVLIVVVKNMPFSSRSGISAILQIDPSLEDAARIQGVPWFKSFRKVIFPLATSGFIAGMLLTFITAMRELSLLILLVTPSTRVLTTIIFAYQDQDQTQHANGVTLILLFIIVFANVLVSRFYGTKSVFGLSNT is encoded by the coding sequence ATGTTCGCAAGCTTACAAAATCGCGGCAGCTATCTGAATAGCCTCAGGTTCAATCTGACAAAATTGAGGTATCGCCCCAACATCATTTTGTCGATTCTGTTTCTTGTTGTTTTCTCGTTTCTCGTTATCGCTCCCCTCCTGCAGATCATCTACACCTCCCTGACCTACCAGGCCAACGACCTGCGCCTGGTCAGAGACGCCACAGTTGGTGATTTCACCCTTTATCACTATTCCCGGGTTTTTACGGGCAGACTCTCACGGGCGCTCTTCTATAAACCATTTGTCAACAGCCTGCTTGTGGGTCTTGGCGTCACCACAATGGCCATGGTGTTGGGCACACTACTTGCCTGGGTGATCGTGCGCACAGATGTGCCGCTCAAGCGCTTTTTCGGCGCGGTGATGGTGATCCCGTACATGATGCCATCGTGGGTCATCGCCCTGGCCTGGCTGACCATCTTCCAAAACGATCGGGTTGGCGGCACGCCGGGAATGCTGACTTCCATGTTTGGCATTGTCCCGCCTGATTGGGTGTCATACGGGCTTTTTCCTATCGTCATTTGTCTGGGCTTGCACTACTATTCCTACTCCTTTCTGCTGGTGTCCGGTGCGCTGTGGACCATCGATTCCCAGCTGGAGGAAGCGGGAGCTATCGCCGGGTTGACCAAACCGGCGGTTCTGCGCAAGATCACCTTTCCCATCGTGATTCCAGCCCTGGGATCTGCTTTTGTGCTGACATTCACCCGCAGCATGGGCACTTTTGGCACGCCGGCCTTGTTAGGTCTTCCTGTACGATTCTTCACCGTGCCCACACAGATTTTTGCCTCCATCAGCGCTCGTAACTTTGGCGATGGATTCGTCCTGGCCCTGGTGCTGGTCGTGCTGGCAGCCGTGGCCATCTTCATCAACAGCAAGATAATCGGCAGTCGCAAAAGTTTTGTGACCATGAAGGGCAAGGGATTCACCAGCAAACCCAACCGCCTGGGCGCCTGGAGATATCCGATTGCCGGGTTGATTCTGCTGTTCTTGCTCTTGGTTGTCGCCTTGCCGGTCATCATCCTGGCCTGGAGCACGCTTATGCTCCTGCCTGGTGATTATTCCCTTTCGAACCTGACGAGCCATTTCTGGCTCGGCGAAAGCGATTTTCTGATCGCCAGCGGCCAGGAAGGCATCTTCATAAATCCAGGCATCTGGGACGGCGTTTGGAACAGCGTGCGCCTGGGGATCAGCGCCGCCGTTATCAACGGATTTTTGGGGCTATTGATCGGTTATACCGTGGTCAGGACGCGGGGAAGCAAGCTCTCGAAGTCGCTGGAAGGGATTTCCTTTGCACCCTACGTCTTCCCCAGCATCGCCCTGGGCGCCATTTATCTGGGCATGTTCGCCAAGCCCATCGGCCCGATACCGGCTTTATACGGAACCTTCGCCTTGCTTGTCCTGATCGTCGTCGTCAAAAATATGCCCTTCTCCTCCCGGTCCGGGATAAGCGCCATTCTGCAGATCGACCCCTCTTTGGAGGATGCTGCCCGTATTCAGGGTGTTCCCTGGTTCAAGAGCTTTCGCAAAGTCATCTTCCCGCTGGCTACCAGTGGCTTCATCGCGGGGATGTTACTTACGTTCATCACCGCCATGCGTGAGCTGTCGTTGCTGATTCTGTTGGTGACGCCCTCGACGCGCGTGCTCACCACCATCATTTTCGCCTATCAGGATCAAGATCAAACCCAACATGCCAACGGAGTCACCTTGATCTTGCTGTTTATCATTGTCTTTGCCAATGTGCTCGTAAGCCGTTTCTACGGCACGAAAAGTGTTTTTGGTCTTAGCAACACCTGA
- a CDS encoding CHAT domain-containing protein, protein MPANIPDPLSVEVQRGVEDSSFQVRLTMPDGSWQPGILDLTSLRAALHDIELQRPVWYSEDPAEYGRLLYEHLFSGQLSFHYGGALSASGERGVQLRLDLDPETPELHAVPWERIYQPSALGQIPLAAAPNTFFSRYLSTGAAWGLPLGAGALRTLIVVSSPYPQGHEMYVDRDAELAAITGVLDEFPQNVTYEFLDGPVTLKRITDRLADGFDILHYTGHGFWDSDEQMSYLILEDPVDGGVQPSGVSRKELLDRLRLLDKLPRLIVLAACESAQQATRDGLLGLGPALVDAGCPAVIAMQEPVEVEIARRFGQAFYSELLQHGFVDQAVNRARRVLFDASSWQWAVPVLFMRLLDGLLFLPEVRFKPAQRSPYKFLTSYTSADADLFKGREELATRVFRRIQEYAVTVVYGESGVGLTSLLQAGVRPRLEDADDLVIVVSEYENLASEVRVQARISGRPLQLPIRGDAPLPEVLTTLGARSSGRLILVLDQFERVFELDPEHQQSLADDIAASLAGLGEQLRLAVVIHTDYLRDFAAMQERFEAIAQPWIETPVLSRDSATEAVVDPLQELDWPVNLKRDFARDQIVRELDQLHEPEEHQKEGSINPGQLQIVCYWLYEAARDRDPPEIDRELYVQEAGGAEGILTRYMQQTLATQLADEQALARQILVAMADSEAELRITPANLDIEGIPTERIRSVLERLTDAELLVRRRRDGKAAYAFANVIVAQEARNLGGEELRRRYQAGDELERIWRMWIAAVAEEDSQTSPADQALPNRGQLRYLAESGEHLRPRPVKALLMLRAAVIHYQLDMQPWLLWLQTSRGADLVQRLETNQQGDPAQPCTYVELDRSSRLLGLYELADEDREGGDTSQIGTVARAALHHPDPATRQTATLVLTALQPLPDEALSRLSAGMEAIPERGLRRQRTAEVWAILLDADIKLPEGKPELTRTENWGVWWHRVRRRIIHDWRQIAALTLGGAVGAGLGLAILRTLISLPTTLPPGAVFGIFFFYGFLLGAAVSAGLLLADYFLLLRPRPDNGASSRSRWYRPLVTIVMGAAAFGIMHLVVALLNGLRLMQSGLIVPLAFVAGVGLSVSLYRQPEVGLRLHPGNWLLRLAASALSFALVQWVLNAVADQWGNALAIGWSGAFYNSEFNGYTRFTEVIDALTPGFIAWPNALSLIDAMLVGVVLTTGITLGLVLAARKQRS, encoded by the coding sequence ATGCCAGCCAACATACCTGATCCCCTCAGCGTGGAAGTGCAGCGAGGGGTTGAAGATAGCTCTTTCCAGGTCAGGCTCACCATGCCCGATGGCAGTTGGCAACCGGGCATACTGGATCTGACATCGCTGCGCGCGGCTTTGCATGACATCGAGCTCCAGCGTCCGGTGTGGTACAGTGAAGATCCGGCCGAATATGGCCGGTTGCTCTACGAGCATCTTTTTTCTGGCCAGCTCAGCTTTCACTACGGCGGCGCCCTCAGCGCTTCCGGCGAGCGCGGTGTGCAACTGCGACTGGACCTGGACCCGGAAACCCCGGAACTGCACGCTGTCCCCTGGGAGCGCATCTACCAACCCTCGGCTTTGGGCCAGATACCCCTGGCTGCAGCTCCCAACACATTCTTTTCCCGCTACTTGAGCACAGGCGCGGCCTGGGGATTGCCTCTGGGAGCTGGCGCGCTGCGTACCCTTATTGTTGTCTCAAGCCCCTATCCGCAAGGGCACGAGATGTATGTCGATCGGGATGCAGAACTGGCTGCAATCACCGGAGTCCTGGACGAGTTTCCCCAGAACGTGACCTACGAGTTTCTGGACGGGCCGGTCACGCTGAAGCGCATTACCGATCGGCTGGCCGACGGATTCGACATCCTCCATTACACCGGCCATGGCTTCTGGGATTCCGACGAACAGATGTCTTACCTGATCCTGGAGGATCCGGTAGATGGTGGCGTGCAGCCCTCCGGTGTAAGCCGTAAGGAATTACTGGACCGCCTGAGGCTGCTGGATAAGCTGCCCCGACTCATTGTCCTGGCCGCCTGCGAGAGTGCGCAGCAGGCCACACGGGATGGCTTGCTGGGGCTGGGTCCGGCCCTGGTGGATGCAGGCTGCCCGGCAGTCATCGCCATGCAGGAGCCGGTGGAGGTGGAGATCGCCCGGCGATTCGGGCAGGCGTTCTATTCTGAGCTGTTGCAGCATGGGTTTGTAGACCAGGCCGTCAATCGCGCCCGGCGCGTGCTCTTCGATGCTTCATCCTGGCAATGGGCGGTGCCGGTGCTATTCATGCGCCTGCTGGATGGTTTACTCTTTTTGCCGGAAGTGCGCTTCAAGCCGGCGCAGCGATCTCCATACAAATTTCTGACTTCCTATACCAGCGCCGATGCCGACCTGTTCAAGGGAAGGGAGGAGTTAGCAACCCGGGTCTTCCGCAGAATTCAGGAGTACGCGGTTACCGTGGTGTACGGCGAGTCGGGCGTTGGGCTGACCTCGCTTTTACAGGCTGGCGTCCGTCCCCGATTGGAGGATGCAGACGACCTGGTGATCGTGGTCTCGGAATACGAGAACCTGGCCAGTGAGGTCCGGGTTCAGGCGCGCATCTCGGGCAGGCCACTGCAATTGCCGATCCGCGGCGATGCCCCGCTGCCAGAGGTGCTGACCACGTTGGGCGCGCGATCATCCGGCCGGCTCATCCTGGTATTGGACCAATTCGAGCGCGTCTTCGAACTGGACCCCGAACATCAGCAAAGCCTGGCGGACGACATCGCTGCCAGCCTGGCCGGCTTGGGCGAGCAGCTTCGGCTTGCGGTTGTAATCCACACCGACTACCTGCGCGACTTCGCTGCTATGCAGGAGCGCTTCGAGGCTATTGCCCAGCCCTGGATCGAGACGCCCGTCCTAAGCAGGGATTCGGCCACGGAAGCGGTGGTGGATCCCCTGCAAGAACTTGATTGGCCTGTTAACCTGAAGCGTGACTTTGCCCGGGATCAGATCGTTCGGGAATTGGACCAACTCCACGAGCCGGAGGAACACCAAAAAGAGGGCAGTATCAATCCGGGCCAACTGCAGATCGTCTGCTATTGGCTGTACGAGGCGGCGCGCGATCGCGACCCGCCTGAGATCGACAGAGAGCTCTATGTGCAGGAGGCAGGCGGGGCGGAGGGCATTCTAACGCGCTATATGCAGCAGACGCTGGCTACGCAACTGGCCGATGAACAGGCACTGGCACGGCAAATCCTGGTTGCGATGGCCGATTCCGAAGCCGAGCTGCGAATCACGCCGGCCAACCTTGACATCGAGGGAATCCCGACCGAGCGCATCAGGTCAGTTCTGGAGCGCCTGACAGACGCGGAATTGCTGGTGCGCCGAAGGCGTGACGGGAAAGCCGCCTATGCATTTGCCAACGTTATCGTGGCGCAGGAGGCCCGCAACCTGGGCGGTGAGGAGCTCAGGCGGCGCTATCAGGCCGGAGACGAGCTGGAACGCATCTGGCGCATGTGGATTGCCGCGGTGGCGGAGGAGGACTCCCAGACCAGCCCGGCGGATCAGGCCCTGCCCAATCGCGGGCAATTGCGCTACCTGGCGGAATCGGGCGAGCATTTGAGGCCCAGACCGGTCAAGGCGTTGTTGATGTTGCGAGCGGCAGTGATCCATTATCAGCTCGACATGCAACCCTGGCTGCTCTGGCTGCAGACATCCAGGGGCGCGGATCTGGTTCAGAGACTGGAAACCAACCAGCAGGGAGATCCCGCCCAGCCATGCACCTACGTCGAGCTGGATAGGTCCAGCCGCCTGTTAGGGCTGTACGAACTGGCGGATGAAGACCGGGAAGGTGGAGATACTTCACAGATAGGGACTGTCGCCCGGGCTGCACTGCATCATCCCGACCCGGCAACCCGGCAGACCGCCACCCTGGTCCTGACAGCCCTGCAACCCCTGCCAGATGAAGCCCTGAGCCGCCTGAGCGCCGGCATGGAGGCAATACCGGAGCGGGGACTGCGCCGGCAGCGCACGGCGGAAGTATGGGCCATCTTGCTGGACGCTGATATCAAGCTGCCTGAAGGGAAACCCGAACTGACGAGAACAGAGAATTGGGGTGTGTGGTGGCACAGGGTCCGCCGCCGGATTATCCATGATTGGCGACAGATCGCCGCGCTGACGCTGGGCGGCGCTGTTGGAGCGGGCCTGGGCCTGGCGATCCTGCGTACGCTGATCAGTCTGCCGACCACGCTTCCACCGGGCGCGGTCTTCGGTATTTTCTTCTTCTATGGATTCCTGCTGGGCGCTGCGGTGAGCGCCGGGCTTCTGCTGGCCGACTACTTCCTGTTGCTGCGACCCCGACCCGATAACGGCGCATCATCGCGTTCCAGATGGTATCGCCCACTGGTGACCATCGTCATGGGCGCGGCTGCCTTCGGCATCATGCATCTCGTGGTTGCCCTGCTTAATGGCCTCAGGTTGATGCAGTCCGGCCTGATCGTTCCGCTTGCGTTTGTTGCCGGTGTCGGCCTCAGCGTATCGCTCTACCGCCAGCCTGAAGTTGGCCTGCGACTGCATCCCGGTAATTGGCTGTTGCGCCTGGCTGCATCAGCACTGTCGTTTGCATTGGTGCAGTGGGTGCTCAACGCGGTGGCAGATCAATGGGGCAATGCTCTGGCTATCGGCTGGAGCGGCGCCTTTTACAACAGCGAGTTCAACGGGTATACCAGGTTTACCGAGGTCATCGATGCGCTAACGCCTGGTTTCATCGCCTGGCCCAACGCCCTTTCCCTGATTGACGCCATGCTGGTTGGCGTGGTGCTGACCACCGGCATCACGTTGGGTCTGGTTCTGGCAGCGAGGAAGCAACGCTCGTGA